The Siansivirga zeaxanthinifaciens CC-SAMT-1 region CATCTAAAGACAAAGATGATGCACCACTTGTTAATTTTTGTATTAAAGACTTTCCTACCAAGTTAAATACTTCAACTTTATTAATGTTGGATGATAACCCTTTAATTTGGATAAAATCGTTTATTGGATTAGAAATAAATACAGAACTTAAATTAAAGTCATCATTACTTAACACTGCAGCTTCTATTATCCAGCTTTGTCTGTTGTCGTTTGTATCAAGTGGAACAGCAGTGATAGTACCTACATTAGCACCATTTATAGTTTGATTAGTTTGATTTTCGCGAACGTAAAGGTCATTAAGATGGAATCGATATTCAGAACCGCTAACATTAACAAAAATTGCTCTTCTTTCTGCGTCAGGACTAGCACCCGAAACTTGTCCAATAGAACCCGTATTAGCACCCGATATAAAAATTTTCATTAAACCTCTTGATCCTAATACTTCGAACGTACCATTAGCATCTAAAGCTGTAAGATTAAATGTAGTCTTAGCCCCATTTAAACTTGCACTAGTTTCATACCGCCAACCTTCAGCAGTTCCTGTCTCCGCTGCCAAGTCAGCGCCTCCAGTAGAGAGGTAGCCACCAGTTTCCTTATTTCTTATGGTGTAAAGACCATCTGCAAGCTGAGCTTGTATCTGAAAAACAGCTGCAAAAAGAATTAATAGTGTACATTTAAAAGTAAAATTTTTCATAAAATACGATTTTTAGTTAGTATAAATTTTAATTGTTAATTGGACCTTACCTTAATTTAGTCAAGTCCTATCAACCACAAACATAGCATAAAACCGAGGTTCAAAATTCCTTAAGATGTGGAAAAAACTCCTTTTTAACCCCTAAAAGCCCTTGTATCACATGCATTAGACCAAAACCCCAGACTTAATTCTCTAAAAAGGACTGCGCATACTCACTTGGCGTTTTACCAAACTTAGCTTTAAAACTTTTGCTGAAGTATTTTTGGTCTTTAAAACCTACTTTAGCACAAACTTGGTTAATGTTGGCTTTACCCTTTTCTAAAAGTTGGGCTGCACGGATAAGCCTTATATGTTGTATAAATTGTTTAGGGGTATAATCTGCCCAAGCTTTAAATTTGGTAAATAATACAGATTTGCTAACCCCTAATGCTTCGCAAAAGAAGGGGATATCAAAATTGTAATCACTTATGTTTTGCTCAATGATATCTAGTGCCTTATTGTACAAAGTTTCATCTAAAGACGACATTTGTATATCTTCTACCTTAAACACATCATGTGTATTTAGATTAGATTTAATGTTTTGAATGGATTTTAAACTATTATTAATACGCAACTTTAATTCTTGAACGTTAAAAGGCTTGCTAATATAATCATCGGCACCACTTTCTAAACCCTCTATTTTATGTGTTATATCTGATTTTGCAGTTAATAATATAACCGGAATATGGCTGGTGCGAATATCTTCCTTAATTAATTTACAAAACTCTAAACCTGTAGTTATTGGCATGACTACATCGCTTACAATTAAATCTATAGGTTCTTTAATGGCCATTTTAAAGGCTATCTTACCGTTTTCAGCCTCAAATACGTTATAGTCATCAATCAAAATATTATGCATAAACATTCTGAGTTCCTCATTATCTTCTACCAATAGAATTGACATTTTTTTATCGGAACGAATTTTTGAAGAAAAGTTTCCTTCAAAAGGGACATCTGTGCTTTCTAACTGATTTTGATAAAAATCAATTTCTTCTTTAATATGTTTAGCCTCAGTAATTTCATGGGGTTTGAAATGTGATGCCCCTTTAAATAATTCAACTTTAAAAATCGAACCCTTTCCTTCAGTATTTGACGCTACGCTAATTTTACCTTTATGTAACTCTACTATATTTTTTACAATGGCCAAACCTATTCCTGTCCCTTTTTTAAGGGGCCTATCGGCAGCATTATTATCAACTAACTCAAAAAAGCGGTCAAATATTTTTTCCCTATACGCTTCAGGAATACCAATACCATCATCTTCAACCAGAAGCAATACCAC contains the following coding sequences:
- a CDS encoding T9SS type A sorting domain-containing protein, with translation MKNFTFKCTLLILFAAVFQIQAQLADGLYTIRNKETGGYLSTGGADLAAETGTAEGWRYETSASLNGAKTTFNLTALDANGTFEVLGSRGLMKIFISGANTGSIGQVSGASPDAERRAIFVNVSGSEYRFHLNDLYVRENQTNQTINGANVGTITAVPLDTNDNRQSWIIEAAVLSNDDFNLSSVFISNPINDFIQIKGLSSNINKVEVFNLVGKSLIQKLTSGASSLSLDVTALSSGVYVVKFIGTNTFATRKVVKR